The Malaclemys terrapin pileata isolate rMalTer1 chromosome 7, rMalTer1.hap1, whole genome shotgun sequence nucleotide sequence AATCCGCAAACACTTTGAACCTGAAGAcggaggggaagcaggagggtATCAGGCTGGGGGCCCTTGTGCATGCTGCCACCTGCTGCCCACAGACAGGATCGACACCTGGAGCCTCTCCCAAGAACATAGCCAACAGCAGACACCCAAAGTTCTGGGGAAACCCTTCCCCCAATGCCTCAGCTGCCCCTCACTATGGGTGCACTcgtggaaacagaacccaggagtcctggctcccagctccccttcccaTAATCCACTAgacgcccctcccctcccagagttgggaacagagccagtgcttcatttgtgccagggctgagccccagcacctctgggctgggcagggcaggtcagttatgaaagtgaaaaaattgcttgagccccagcacctctttccttacaaattaagcactggatagagcccccttcctccaccccacacCAGGCCTGGTTGCCTCTATCCCttattccctccccccagtgcctcctcccACCTGTCATTGTTCATCAGCATGTTGACAATGTCCTTGAAGAGCTGGGGCTGTTTGGGGGAGAAGAAGCCACTGCTCAGCTGGTCGATCACCTGTCTGAGCTCCGGGATGCGGTCGTAATAGTCCTTGGCACAGTAGCtggaggggaggtgaaggggggcAGGTTACCTCAGCATCATGgctccaccccagcccagtgTGGCCTCAGGGGCTCCCCCCAAACCAGAAGCCCCCAGAGGACTCCCCAAGCCCCCTGCCCAACCtggctccccctccagcccccaagagggaccccagcagcatggggaaggCATGCtgagggaatgggggcaggatcCCAACAGGAGGGCAGGCAAACAGTGTGAGGAGCCCAGGTCGGGGGGGGAAATTGGGAAGGGATCCTAGcaggaggggaggcaggcagCGTCGGGAGGGTCCTGGCAGCGGAAGATGGGTGCGAATCTGGCACTGGGTTAGGGGGCACCATGGGTAGGAGATCCAGGCAGCGGAGGAGAAGATTCTGGCAGCTAGGTGGGGCGGGTGTAGAGAAGGTGGAGCAGGAAtccagaggcagggaagggggcatgggagggaggcCTGGCAGAGGGGTTCCCTGCACAAGGAAGGGGCAGGAGTCTGGCCCCCACCCTTTCCTGTCCATCTCTTCCACGTCTTCCACCCGCATGCCGAAGATGAATAAATTCTCCTCGCCCGCCTCCTCTGCCATCTCCACGTTGGCGCCGTCCATGGTGCCAATGGTCAGCGCCCCATTCAGCATGAACTTCATGTTGCCGGTGCCCGAGGCCTCTGTGCCGGCCGTGGAGATCTGCTCGGACAGGTCGGCCGCTGGGATCACTGCGGGAGAGACGGGATCAgcggtttggggtgggaggtctGAGGTCGCCATGTGGGGTGAAAGGACCCATTTGCCTGATCCGGGGCaattgcggggggcgggggggtaagTAAGGTGGGTCAGAAGCTGCCATGTGGGCTAGACCCAGCCCTGAACCGGAATGGAAGGGATGGAGGTCAGAGGAGGCTGCAAGGAGCAgacagccccattggcctgatttggggtgggaaatgggagtgccagaacggggggggggggggaagagcctggAGAGCCAGGCCCCCCCACTTTTTATCAGCCATAAGGGCGAGcaatggggggtgaggggcagagaCGAGTGAGATGGGGGTatggtcttgggggggggggggggaagaggcagtgcaggggCAGGGTCTCGGAGGAAGCGGTGGTATGGGGAGGGGCCTTAAGGAGAAGAGGTGGCATGGGGGGCAGAGCCACCGTTTGGGTGCCAATGGCCTTCCCCCAACTTTTAGGGACCTTCAGACCCCACTATTCTCCCACCAGGGGTGGCAGAAGTTGCTGTGTGGGGTAGATGGCCCTTAACCTAATCTAGGGCAGTGGTGGCAGGTTTGGGGGGAGGATAGCAGGGTCAGAGGTCACGGCCTCCCTACCCTTCTCAGCCAGGGAGACGCGGTAGTTCTCTAAGAAGATCATCTTGAGGCGGTCGCCGATGATGGGGTCGTTGTTGATGACGTCCCCGATTGCCGTGACCAACTTAATGATCATCTTGGCTATGTGGTAGCCAGGGGCGGCCTGCGGGGGGACGGAGGGTGAGATTGCTGCTTAATCCCTACCCTCACCTCCCACTAAGGGACAGCAGCACCGAGAGGGGTGGGCCTTGGCCCCCAGGTCTCACCTTGCCGCCGATCATGACAGTGCGTGGCACAAAATGCTGGTTGGGCTCCTTCTTGATCCCTGCAGGGGGACGGGGAGAGATGCAGGGTCAGGGCCAGTGTGCCAGGTAGCAGGGCCGGCAGCTGGCCAGTCCCTGGCCACCCCAGtgagcacagctggcctggaGGTTGGCCTCGTAGctgggaagagtcagcagaccggcTCTGaaggccagcagcagtgcagcagcTGCTCAAAGCCTTTGCCACTGGCAGTGATAACCCCTGccttgcccaggccctgcccccgccttgCCCCATTCCAGATGACCCAGTCCTGACCTCAACTCCGATTCCAGGCTGCCGactcctgctgcagcccctgggcctgACTCCTGTTCCAAATCTAGGTATGGCTGCCCATGTCCCGGTCACTGACAGCGCCACCGAAGAGGTGAGTGGatactagtggttagagcaggggggctggcagtcaggacacctgggttctccctCTCACTGTGGCATGTGGCTGGGGGTCAGCACTCACGGTTGTAAAGGGTGATGACGTGGAGGCAGTTGAGCAGCTGCCTCTTGTACTCATGGATCCTTTTCACCTGCACGTCGAAGAGGGAGTTCGGGTTGATTTTCACCTTATACTCCTTCTCCAGATAGGCAGCAAACTTCAACTTGTTCTCCTGGCGTGGGAGAGCAGAGATGGGAACCTAGGCCTTgcatcccatcccccaccctggggccagatctcagccagcgccccctagaggggagagGTCCTGGGTTCCATTTCCCCGCCCTAGGGCCAGAtcacagccagtgccccctagaggggagagGTCCTGGGTTCCATTTCCCCGCCCTAGGGCCAGATCACagccggtgccccctagaggggagaggccccatgtcccatttccccaccccggTACCTGTTTAATTTTGGCAACGTCCCGGATAAATCCCTCATCATCCACGTAGGCCAGAAGCTTTTTCAGATGGTCGAGGTCAGAGATGTATTCATCCCCGATAcgctggggaaagaggagggtCAGAGCCAGGCCTGGCACAGGAGAGTAGGCAGGCACCCCCTCACTCTGCCCTTCCAGGGGCAAGGCAGAGGAGAGGGGTCCAACCTATGAATGCCTCCACATCCCTGCATGGCAGCCTGCCCCTCAATGCCTGTCtgtagcctctaaggtgccacaagtactcctgttctttttgtcagtATTTAGAATCCCACACCCCATAGAGCCCCCATCCCTGCATGGCAGACTGCCCCCCAATGCCTATCTGTGTCTAGCATCCCACACCCCATAGAGCCCCCCATCCCTGCATGGCAACCTGCCCCCCAATGCCTGTCTGTATCTAGCATCCCACACCCCATAGAGCCCCCCCCGTCTCAGAATGGTCACCCCCCGTGACTGTGTATAGcatcccctcaccccacagagcccccTATCTTCACATGGCAGCCTGCCCCCCAACTCTCCCCTCCCTGTCAACCCCACCATCACTTAATGGTGCCCCCCAAAGATCCTGCACTTATCTGTCTGCCTTGTGCatcctccaacccccctcccaccgCATCCCCATCCCTGCATATCACCACCTAGGATCCTTCCCCCCAGGGACCCTGCAGGCTCCCCACTCGCTGCACTCACCTCGGCAATGACCTCAGCCAGCCCTGGGTTGCACAGAACCAGCCAGCGCCGAGGTGTGATCCCATTGGTTTTGTTCTGGAATTTGTGCGGCTCAAGCTCATAGAAATCCTTGAAgctggagggtgggagagagaaggggaacgAAACAGGAAATAAATGAATGAGACGACCAAGGAGAGAAAGAATCAAAGAAGGACTAAAAACAAACTAGAGGGCAAAAgggcaaaggagagagaagagaaaggaagaatgTGTGAGTGAACAAACACAAGAATCGATGAGAAGGGAAAGAAAGGATGAAGAGAAGAGTAAATGAATCAGGGGAAATGAAGGGAAGAGAACAAAAGAGGAAAGAAGAGATAAAAGAACAAAGAAATGAATTAGGAAAAAATGAAGGTCtaagaaacaaagagaaaaagagggaaaagaatgaatgaaacaggaaaaatacAGAGGGGCAAAAGTGGAGAAAAAATAAGGACAAAAAGAATGAAATATATAGAAAAACAGGAACAGAACAGAAAGAAGcgaatgaatgaaaatgaaaaagagGGTAAGATACAATGAAATAGGAAGGAACAAGAGAAGAGAAAGATAAAAGAATGAAGAGAATGAATGAaaaagggaaagggggaaaattaAAGGAacgagagaaggggggggggagagggaagaatgaaatgggaaaaaatgcaGCATGGAAAAGAGAACCGAGCCGATGAAAGAGGAAAGGAATGAACAGGAAGAGAAGGAATGGGAGCAGCGGGGGAGTGACGGACAGTGAGGTGCAGGAGAGTGTAAGGACAGTAAGGGGGCAGAGCATGGCAAGgggcagggcacatacacagacTTCTTGATTATGTCAGAGTGGATGCGGGCGACCCCGTTGATGGCATGGGAGCCCACGATGCATAGGTGCGCCATATTGATCCTCTTGATGCCGCCCTCCTCCACCAAGGACATGCGCCGCAGCCGGTCAAAGTCCCCGGGGAACATGGCATTGACtttctggggggggaagggaatggcAGAATCCGGATGGAGCAGGCACCCCCAGAGAGAAGCTCCGCAACTGAGCCCTCCTAGGAGGAAAATGGGGGGTCCCCACTGTCCTAGTCCTAGGACACTCATCCCCTcaacacccaccctgccccacagtgGGAGCCAATCCCAAATGCCCGTGGTTCCCTCCCAAGCCAAATTtggttccccaccccctccctaaccTCACCCCAGCAAGAACACATGTGAATCGGCTGCAGAGCCAGGGAAAAGACCCCGGAGTCCTGACAGCACCACGCAGCTctaaaccactagaccccactaccctcccagagctggggacagaacccaggagccctagtTCCTGCCACGTATGGAGGGAAAGAGACTTCTCCACTGGATTAACCCCATCCCATCCTGGGGGTGGAGCTTACATCAAGGAATCTCTGGTTAATTTCATAGATGATCTCCAGGTGCCGGGGCAGGAGGGTTTCCAAGAGATTGACGGGCCAGCGCTCCAGGGCCTCAGGCAGCACCGTGTGGTTGGTGTAGGCGCAAGTCCGCACCGTGATGTCCCAGGCCTGGGAGAGAGACAGCACGTGAGGATCCCCagcacagcactgagatgcagcaaCCTCTGGGTGGGACATGGGGACTGTTCAACAGAAGAATGACGACCGACACCCCCTCTCCCTACAGCACAGGGCCCCCGACATCACACGtacacacaccccccttaccttGTCCCAGTCCAGTTTCTCGATATCAACCAGCACCCTCATGAGCTCAGGGATGGCCAGGGAGGGGTGAGTGTCATTCAGCTGGATAGCGACCTACAGGAGAGGGGCAGAATTCAGACCACCAATGACAGAGGATGCAGGAGCTTATCCGtgagaggccagggctggagtagccgggagctcctgccacagctagctcctgcccccctccccacagtgccccctgctgggggaggccagggctggagtagTTTGGAGCGCCCTGCACAGCCAGCACTCCTGCCTTGCTCcctacagtgccccctgctgggagaggtcgGTACCTTGTCAGGGAAGGCATCAAAGGAGGTGCGgacggggtcccggctgccaaaCTTGGAGGATTTGAAGCGGCGGATGATGTCCTGCAGGGTGGCCGCCACAGTGAAGTACTCCTGCTTCAGACGCAGCTCCTTGCCCTCGAAGAACTGCAGGGAGGAGGGACAGGTGAGGATGGGGCATTCACCAACCCACTCCAGGCCTGTACAATCCCAACTGCAGAATGGACCAGTGGCTTCAGATGCGGTATGGGCTctctctagcccctgctcacagCATAGGGAAAGTAGTGGCAGACCTGGGAAtgtaacccaggagtcctggctccctggctccctgctctaaccactacatcccccctcccctcccagagcaggggatgaaacccaggagtcctgattcccagcctccCCAAGCAGTAGACAGGTGTCTCACGCTCCCACATGGCTGCAGAGACCTTGAAGGGGGTAACAattgggactagggtgaccagacagcaagtgtgaaaaatcgggacagggggtgggggggggtaatagaagcctatacaagaaaaagaccccaaaattgggactgtccctataaaatcgggacatctggtcaccctatttgggaCACATCatgggggcagggatctgggggcagagggatatCCCAAAGGTGAACCCTCCTGGCTAGTGAGATTTAGACCAACCTGACCCCCTGGGCCCTATCACTGCTGCCGGaattgggggctgggtgtggaaCCAGAACACCCCCATACATACAATGTATAATCCACACCCCAGGTCTAACAGGTTCCTTAAAGGACCAGCTCCCctcaagaaaccctgcagtggaTGCAGGGAGCACTGGAGTGGGCAGGGGGCTACTCACGTTATCATTGGGGTACAGCACCCGAGAAATGTTCTCGGCCAAGTTCCTGTCCAGCACGGCTTGGATGTAACCACCAACGTTaactgagggggaaaaagagaatgGGGCCTTAGTTCACACAGGGATCCCTTGCccagtgctgaaatgcagccacttctggggtggggcgcacAGGGGCTTTTTGTACAGGGATCCTTTACCCAGCAGCTCTGGAGccagctccagggtggggcctgggaggggctgtttatacagggatccttcatggtggggcattggggtcagcaggggaggggaggttgcCTCCTACTGAGCCCCCATCCCCGGTTATCAGTAGCTgtctcccagccctgctcagcagaGGGGGTCTGATGCCTGGCCCTTGGCTGCTGTGATGAATCCAGCAGAGACACAGACCCTCGCCCAGCCTGAGGGGCCCCCCTTCACTCACAGTCCTTGAGGTTGAACTCATTGGGGGCCCGGGCGGACCAGAGGCGCATGGTGTTGACAGTGTTGTTGCGGTAACCAGGTACGGGTGTATCGTAGGGAAGAGCCAGGATCACCTGCCAAAGGACAGCAGGGTCAGTGCCAGCCACGGCACCCCAGTGAGCATGAAGAGCAGAGCGCCCAACCCCAGCCTTTCCCAGAAGGCCATTCGACCTCACATCCGATaataccctcccctccccctttttacaGGTGGGGGGACTAAAGGACAAACAGGGGAACTGAATCTCCCAGCAAATCAGGGAgaggacccaggcgtcctggctccctgcGCACATACTCCCAGGCTGCTGAGTGTGCTGACACACTCGTGCAATGGACCTGTGCTTCTGGGGAATCGCACATGCATGGAGGCACTGTGCAAAGGTACATGTGAGCACGCACAGGCCACTGGTGCACAGGGATCTCACACTTGCAAGGAAATGCCCACTTGTGTGCTTGCAAATGCACACACTCAGGCATACCTACACACTTGCACTACTATGTGCAAAGGCCTTTGAATGCACCTCTCCCCCATTAATATGGCTTGTGCACCAACGGCCCTGCATGTGAATGTACACTCCCACACAATCACCACTCACTTATGCAGGGGTACATGCATGGCTGCCAGGCCCTCACATACAGATACACTCACAGCCTCGCTTGTGCAAATGCACACTCACAACTCACTCAGGCCTCCCAGACTCACCTGCGTGTCGACCCATTTGGTGCCGTCGGGCCCGTGGTCCACACGCCCATAGAAGTGCACTGGGATCATGTACTCGGGCCGGGCCTTCTCCCAGGGGTTGCCATAGCGCAGCCAATCATCAGCCTCCTCCACCTGCcgagggagggcaggaggaggaggggttagtGCCATCctgttccctgctcccccccacccactgggATCCCTTCACATACACACCCAGGGCGTCCCATCTACCCAACACCCCATCTCCTGCTGCGATCACCTGTGCCCCAcaacccctgctgcctccccacccaggaCACCCCACACTGGCCCCTGGGCAACCTCTTTGCCAGGCCTCTCCTGCCCCAAACTGGTGGCAAATCGTGGGCCTCTTCTACCCGACACTGTCCCCCTCAGACACACATCCAGCCCCCCAACACACATCCCATCCCCCCAgtgccctgcctgctcccctgggggAAAGGAGCCCCCGTCCTAGCCCCCCTGCACCGTGGGGGGTGCGACCCACCTGCCAGCCCCCAGAGATCTTCTGGTTGAAGATGCCAAACTCATAGCGGATGCCGTAGCCGTAGGCGGCCAGTCCTAGGGTGGCCATGGAGTCCAGGAAACAGgctgagggggaaaaggggggcaggggttgggcatTACAGCCAGATCAAGGGGAAAGGGGGGGTACCTCAGTAACAGACAGGCCAAGGGGGCAGGAAAATGGATAGGGATGGGGGGCAGGTAGAGGAGATGTGGAAGAGGGAAGGGGGACAGGCAGTGGGGTCACAGTGATGGGGTGGGaaatggaggagggggcaggcgTGGAATGACTgtgatgcgggtggggggaggggtcaggcagTGGGGTTACAGTGATGGGGGTGGGTTGCCTTGCACGGTGCCTGGGGCAGGTGCTCACGTGGGTGCAGATGCTGAATGGGGCCCTTGGATTCCTTTCTTCCTCGACTGCTGGGCAGAGCCATGGGTCTGGGGGGGGCAGTGTCAGGGGACAGTGTCTGGGAGGCTGGGTGTGTGTCTGGGTAGGCAGTGCCGAGTGTTGTCTtggggagccggggggctggggtgtgtgtcgggggggggcagTATTGGGGGTCCAGGTGTGTGTCTGGAGGCAGTGTTGGGGGttcatgtgtgtgtctgtgaggggACAGTGTTGGGGGGCTGGGCGTGTGTCTGGGTGAGGACAGTGTCAGGTGTTATGTCATGTCTTGGGGGTCGggatgtgtgtgtctgggggcactgtgtttgggggctgggtgtgtgtgtgtctgtgaggggGCAGTGTTGGGTGTTGTTATGTCTGGGGAGGCAGtgtcagggggctgggtgtgtttCTGTAGGAGTGTTGGGGGTCCATGTGTCTATCTGGGTGGGCAGTgtcggggggctgggtgtgggcagtGTTGGCGGTTATGTCTTggggggacagagggttgggtgtATGTCTGTGAGGGGTCAGTGTTAGGGGTGGTTATGTCTGGGGGGGCAGTGTCGGGGACCatgtgtgtgtctggggaggagtgttgggggctgggtgtgtgtctgtgcggGAGGGTCGGGGAACTGTGTGTCGGAAGTTTTGTCT carries:
- the PYGM gene encoding glycogen phosphorylase, muscle form; the protein is MSLPLSDYEKRKQISVRGLAGVENVSDLKKNFNRHLHFTLVKDRNVATPRDYYFALAHTVRDHLVGRWIRTQQYYYEKDPKRIYYLSLEFYMGRTLQNTMVNLGLQNACDEAIYQLGLDMEELQEIEEDAGLGNGGLGRLAACFLDSMATLGLAAYGYGIRYEFGIFNQKISGGWQVEEADDWLRYGNPWEKARPEYMIPVHFYGRVDHGPDGTKWVDTQVILALPYDTPVPGYRNNTVNTMRLWSARAPNEFNLKDFNVGGYIQAVLDRNLAENISRVLYPNDNFFEGKELRLKQEYFTVAATLQDIIRRFKSSKFGSRDPVRTSFDAFPDKVAIQLNDTHPSLAIPELMRVLVDIEKLDWDKAWDITVRTCAYTNHTVLPEALERWPVNLLETLLPRHLEIIYEINQRFLDKVNAMFPGDFDRLRRMSLVEEGGIKRINMAHLCIVGSHAINGVARIHSDIIKKSVFKDFYELEPHKFQNKTNGITPRRWLVLCNPGLAEVIAERIGDEYISDLDHLKKLLAYVDDEGFIRDVAKIKQENKLKFAAYLEKEYKVKINPNSLFDVQVKRIHEYKRQLLNCLHVITLYNRIKKEPNQHFVPRTVMIGGKAAPGYHIAKMIIKLVTAIGDVINNDPIIGDRLKMIFLENYRVSLAEKVIPAADLSEQISTAGTEASGTGNMKFMLNGALTIGTMDGANVEMAEEAGEENLFIFGMRVEDVEEMDRKGYCAKDYYDRIPELRQVIDQLSSGFFSPKQPQLFKDIVNMLMNNDRFKVFADYEAYIKCQENVSALYKNTKEWTKKVIKNIATSGKFSSDRTIAQYAREIWGVEPTHHKIPAPDDPRE